One Ranitomeya imitator isolate aRanImi1 chromosome 4, aRanImi1.pri, whole genome shotgun sequence genomic window, agttttattcttggacataggggcagtattatagaagttatattcttgtaccaatACCCTTGTTCTTACCAGCCCTCTATTCTGCTGGTCCCCAGTACACTGTATCCGACCAGCACGATATCATGAGATTTGCAGAACTCCAGTAATTTGCTCTGATTGAGGAATATGTGACATTCCACCTGTGCAGAGATATAATggctcattattagtgatgagcgagtgtactcattgctcgggttttccccagcacgctcgggtgatctccgagtatttgttagtgctaggagatttagttttcattaccacaactgtatgatttacagctactagccagccagagtacatgtggggtttgcctggttgctagggaatccccacatgtaatcaagctggctattagctgtaaatcattcagctgcggcgatgaaaatacTCGAAGACTACTCGAGCGTGCtggtgaaaacccgagcaacgagtacactcgctcatcactactcattaccATATATAACAGTGTGGATAATATGACTTTTTTAAAGAACATTTCACTGTAAACAACATATTGATGGCAAAATATTACAGCAACATGGCTTCTTATTATCCGGAAACAACGCCACAACTGTCTATGGGTTATATCTGGTATTGCAATACCACACAACCTGTAAGGAAGATTGGCACTTTTTCTAATTTCTTAGGATATTTATGTGTGATTGATCCTTACTGGTCGGTGATATGTACCTGGTTGCACACTGGTTTGTACTTCAGTCCTGGCATGTTGAGAATCAGCTCCAGTTGCCGGCGGTTAAAATTGGAGACTCCGATGGATCGGACGAGGCCGGCGTCTCTGCACGCTTCCATAGCCTAGAGGTTATGGTAAGATAATTAGAGAGATGTTCCATCCGAAAATGGGAATCTTACCCCGTCATTCTGCCTGAAGTCACCCATAATCTTTCATAAAAGTTACCTTCCATGTTTCTCGGATATCTGTGTTATGAAAAACCAATTTCCCATTTTCGTCTCTGGGAAAGAGATCATCTCCGggctggaggggaaaaaaaaaagagttcacATATAATGTCTTCTGCTCTGATCTATTTGGGAGCCACGGTCGATCCCACACATATATCCTCAAACCTTAAACTCCACAGGGGTGTGGATCAGGAAGAGATCCATGTAATCCAGCTGCAGATCCTTCAGAGATTTCTCCAGCCCCAGTCGGACCCTCTCAGGAGTGTGGTTATTATTCCAAAGCTGCTGAATAAATTAAAAACTCGTAATAGCTCGTCATCGACACCTAGTAAAAAGAATATTTTGATTGGTCACCTTCCCAGTGTAAAAAATGTCTTCCCTCTTCACAGTCCCATCCGCAATCTTTGATCTAATGGCTTGGCCGATCTGGACCTCATTCCCGTATATAAAGGCGCAGTCGATGTGGCGGTATCCAACGTCAATGGCGACCTTGGTGCACTCAACAACCAGTTCTTTGGTGTATTTAGCCTAATAAGATGCAATTTTTTATAAATCTCATTGTTTCCCTGTGGGGTAAATGGAACATGGGGTGATGGCGCGGTGTCCCAAATAGGGAAACAATGCGGTGGCGAGAGACCAGCAGTAATGCCGCTTTGCTTTGGATTCAGTGGAGCAGCCGCTACTTTATGACTGATGCACTCACTGTGTTCGCCCCAGTGCCAAATCCGATCACCGGCATTTTATTCCCATCGTTCAGCACCACGTAGGAGTCCGGCTTCAGAGCCATGGTGTAATGTGTCCCAGTGGCTCACAGTGCACAAGGTGCTGCCTGTATTTTGTCTAGTCCTTCCCCAACCGTACAGCCCGTCCTATAGGTTAGTGAAGGCAGACGCCTATTCGGCAGGGATTCTGCATTATTTAGTAGCTACATAAACACATGTGATGGGAAAAATGAAGGGAGATGTCACGGGGAAACTGCAGAAGGATGTGTCTTCCTGATTGTTTAATAAGAAGTActgtaaataagaaaaaaaaaaacataaagcatGAGAGAATCTGCCTTTAAAGGGGAAAAGTTCCCTCCCGATCCCCCATAAGCATCAAACTGGAACAACATGATCCAGAGTGTCAGTCAGACCGGATCACCAACCAGGATCACAAGTGTCGATCATAAAGGATAAACTTTAATGATccctgttaggagtcaagttcctgccgccgcacagggggaatctcgaaccgtatccgctgcggtctcccattctcgtccagccgcagtggagacgtcgagacccagcgtctggctcaggcagatactgtgcgcttggttactgctgcctttccaggctatgcctttgtagccagcactgatcagcggcgtgcaggcctttcagggactaagtcctgctattcccatactgagcatgcccacaggacgatctctcattggaggtcgggggtcacacactcaggccctgtagcagctcctattggaccattaggaaggtccttgagagctacagctataaaaggttttgatggccgcacagccatgcgctagtataaacttgataacgtgtgtgtagatgaatgtctgtcgatggatgaaagctccttaatcattcccattcctagtgatgatgactgctcgcgaatggtggaagctacctagcgcccgacagtgctacctgcacacttagaaCACGTTTCTGCATCTATTCGCAGTGCCCGCATGTACGGCACCATGGgcaatcagtgcactttcctgacagccggtcagtgtagggtgggaattcccgcttgaactcagcatctgactcggggcgtcatcaggcgcgggctcaaaagccaccgagggtcagagcgagtccaatcccaagtttagtgggggtgattcctagggatcccactagtgtctttcagctgcaccctgtgactgctaacagggtgcagcgtatttacggcaactctgtgaagcaacagtatTCGCTACCATTTattctgggtgaggtctaacccatgtgtgagcaagcgtccatccgccattactcagcagcaggtgccatctctacacggtggaccccggactgcgaacgcacctcaaatTGTCTAATATTATTACTTGGTGCGATCGGCCAGTCCTAACAGATCCCGAGTGTCAATCACAACAAATCGTCATCCAGGAATTCTGAGTGTCGATCATAGTAAACATGATCCAGACTGTCGATCAGACTGATTCAAAATTTCTAATCCCTAGTGCGGGATCAGACAGGATCAACATTCATGACCGCGAGAGTCGATCAGACTGGATCAAACATCTACAATAGTGAGTGTTGATATTAATATTCATGATCCCAGATGTCGATCAGACTGGACTAATATTTACTATCTACACATAGAAACAACATAAGCCTGAATAATGTAGTGTAGATATAAGATACTAACCATGTGATTCCAGCTTCGTCCTGGAGATTATCTTATATCTATACTACATTTTGCATGCTTATGTTGTTTTTTCACCTCCTGCATTTGCCTATGTTCTCCTGCATGTGCATCTAGTAGCATCCGTTTTTTAGATTTCTAATTTTATGTATATCTTAAATTcctataataaaaatatttttttaataggcATATATACTCTGTAGGTTCTCCTACTTTCTATGTGTAGTTCTTTATGTTAATGAGTTTATCCCTTGCattctattattattatacatttttatagcgccatttattccttggcgctttacatgtgaacggtgcaaatatagacaagtacaataaacatgagcaaaaaacaaggcacacaggtacagaaggagggaggaccctgaccgcgagggctcacagtctacaggggatgtgtTAGGATTCACTAGGAGAGGGTCGagttggtcatgcggcggttcagcagacagaggatcactgtatgttgtaggcttgtcagaagaggtgggtcttcaggttctttttgaaggtttctatggtaggcgagagtctgatgtgttggggtagagagttccagagtatgggggaagcacaggaaaaATCTTATATGCGGttttgggaggaagagatgagaggggagtacagaaggagatcatgagaggatcaaaggttgcgtgtaggtaagtaccgggagacaatgtcacagatgtatggaggagacaggttgtggatggctttgtatgtcatagttagggttttgaactggagactctggacaataggaaaccaatgaagggcctggcagagaggagaggccggggaataacggggagacaggtggattagtcgtgcagcagagtttaggatggattggagtggtgccaaagttctagaggggaggccagagagtaggaggttttagtagtcgaggcgggagatgataaaggCATACACtagtgattttgtggtttcatggtcaaggaatgcacggatccgggaaatgtttttgagttggaattggcAAAAGGAGGCAAGGGTTTGGATatctggcttgaaagagagggcagagttgaggatcaccccgaggcaccgagcgttcaggaccggggaaagtgagtagCCATTGGCATTGATGGATAGGTGGGATGGAGGGGTGGAGTGAGGTAGGGGAAAGATAATGACCCATCTATGGTGGACCAAAACCTCATTGGACAACTAATTTAACCAAAAGATCATCCCTCAGGAGAATATACTCCGCCTCATTAAGAGCATgcccaggcacatggaggccacacacactactgagcatcatttccttgtcttgaggcatttccactgaagttggatcagcctgtaatttgattctcCGCTtgtattttgagtatcattccaaatacagaccttcatgggatattacattttatttacattgaccatttttatgttttattgttctcaacgcgttCCACTATGTACTGAACAAAGGTTTGCAACTGAAATGGTtttttagtgatatctaggatgcaatattttagtttttccttttctttttttgagAAATCTGTATATATGATATTGCAGCCACATTGCATGTGATTAATTGAAGCTGCCATACGGCGATATGATATGATCCATGGGGTGAAACCACTGACATGGATATACGGGCACTTAACAGGAAAAGTGTGAAGGTGATACAGTTTATGGGAACATGCAGATACACCTGGGAGCCTGTTGTGCTTTACTGTCCTTACGATCTCATGACATCACAACACAAAGCAAGGAGCTTATATTTTACAGGAAATAATTGCAGCCAGTAGTGTGGAATTTCTTAAGAACTTACTAACAGACATGAAGAAAATTTACAATTTAAATATCGGATCATTTTGAAAAATTTGgcgtatattttaaccccttcatgaccggaggtacttttggttttgcgttttcgaaattgtgccattttctgatacccttagcttctctatttttcgtgatctcaggttaggTGGCAACCTgttttttgcgcactgagctgacatttttaatgataccatgttggtgcagatacgatcttttgatagcCAGTTATcacatttgaatgcaatgtcgcggcgaccaaaaaaacgcaattcaggcattttgacttttttctcgttacgccgtttagcgatcaggttaatcctaatTTATTGATagttcgggcgattctgaatgtggcaatactgttgtgaattctgctcttgggctccctccggtggttatgagtggtagtgctgcggtagttggatcggagcatttatcaggtgtatccattttttgcaatctgggctgggctatttaagtcctgctttatcctttagtcagtgccagttgtccattgtttttggaggattcacatccatacctggtctctcctggtctgctgttcatttcttcaaagataagttctggccttgtttttgctgtccaccgctgtggaccatatagttctgtgcattttcatgttttgttttgtccagctttgtctgtgaaggattttttgcagccaagctgtgtctctggagattcagatataccccccatgtctttagtcagatgcggtgatttgtattttctgtggtggatattttctagcatttttatactgaccgcatagtactctgttctagtcTTTCTTTTtaactagtatggcctcctatgctaaattctgatttcatgtctgcatatgttatttccctctcctctcacagtcaatatttgtggggggctatctatcctttggggattttctctgaggcaagataggtttcctgtttctgtctttaggggaagttagttcttaggctgtgtcgaggggtctagggaatattaggtaccccccacggctacttctagttgcgctgctaggttcagggtttgcggtcagtacagggaccaccttctccagagtccgtctcatgctgctcctatgccaccagatcataacagtacaactggccaacaatgagttaattgcatctcagaagaagggaggacaggttttagtaacatagtaacatagttag contains:
- the LOC138675136 gene encoding aldo-keto reductase family 1 member C1-like isoform X2 — encoded protein: MALKPDSYVVLNDGNKMPVIGFGTGANTAKYTKELVVECTKVAIDVGYRHIDCAFIYGNEVQIGQAIRSKIADGTVKREDIFYTGKQLWNNNHTPERVRLGLEKSLKDLQLDYMDLFLIHTPVEFKPGDDLFPRDENGKLVFHNTDIRETWKAMEACRDAGLVRSIGVSNFNRRQLELILNMPGLKYKPVCNQVECHIFLNQSKLLEFCKSHDIVLVGYSVLGTSRIEGWVDQNSPKLLEDPVLNTVAKKLNRSPAQVALRYLLQRGCVVLAKSISPERIKENFQVFDFDLSDEDMKSLDGVNKEMRYMNVVSWKESPKYPYDDEF
- the LOC138675136 gene encoding aldo-keto reductase family 1 member C1-like isoform X6, whose amino-acid sequence is MALKPDSYVVLNDGNKMPVIGFGTGANTAKYTKELVVECTKVAIDVGYRHIDCAFIYGNEVQIGQAIRSKIADGTVKREDIFYTGKLWNNNHTPERVRLGLEKSLKDLQLDYMDLFLIHTPVEFKPGDDLFPRDENGKLVFHNTDIRETWKAMEACRDAGLVRSIGVSNFNRRQLELILNMPGLKYKPVCNQVECHIFLNQSKLLEFCKSHDIVLVGYSVLGTSRIEGWVDQNSPKLLEDPVLNTVAKKLNRSPAQVALRYLLQRGCVVLAKSISPERIKENFQVFDFDLSDEDMKSLDGVNKEMRYMNVVSWKESPKYPYDDEF